In one Acomys russatus chromosome 15, mAcoRus1.1, whole genome shotgun sequence genomic region, the following are encoded:
- the Anxa9 gene encoding annexin A9, producing the protein MSVSCGTLGTSLTQEILSSLGLANKTAAWGTLGTLRTFLSFSVDKDVQRLLKAITGHGVDHSTIVDVLTNRSREQRQLISRAFQERTKQDLLKSLQAALSGNLEKTVVALLQPEAQCDAQDLRAALKASGSAGSKDVALEILATRAGPRLRECLAVYKHDFQVEAEEDIRTETHGILQDLLLALSKGARDSYSGIIDYSLEEQDVQALLGSSTAGQWVLLLTQRSPEHLMRVFDRYRRCTGQELEDAIRNCFHGDAQLALLSLASVMRNTALYFADKLQRALQETEPNFQVLLRVLISRSESDLLSIRTEFKKRFGKSLYSSLQDTVRGDCRSALLALCRAEDI; encoded by the exons ATGTCTGTCAGCTGTGGGACGCTGGGAACATCCCTGACCCAGGAGATCCTCAGTTCCCTGGGTCTTGCCAACAAG ACCGCAGCTTGGGGGACTCTGGGGACCCTCAGGACTTTCCTGAGCTTCAGTGTGGACAAGGATGTGCAGAGGCTGTTAAAGGCCATTACAGGCCATG GTGTGGACCACAGCACCATTGTGGACGTACTGACAAATCGGAGCAGAGAGCAAAGGCAACTCATTTCTCGAGCCTTCCAAGAGCGCACCAAGCAG GATCTGCTGAAGTCCTTGCAGGCGGCACTCTCTGGCAACCTGGAGAAGACTGTGGTGGCTCTCCTACAGCCCGAAGCCCAGTGTGATGCTCAGGACTTGAGGGCAGCTTTGAAG GCCTCCGGTTCTGCTGGTTCCAAGGATGTGGCCTTGGAAATCCTGGCCACCCGAGCGGGGCCTCGACTGCGGGAGTGCCTGGCAGTGTATAAGCACG aTTTCCAGGTGGAAGCTGAGGAAGATATCAGGACTGAGACCCATGGCATCCTGCAGGACCTGCTTCTGGCCCTGAGCAAG GGGGCCCGTGACAGCTACTCTGGGATCATCGACTACAGTCTGGAGGAACAGGATGTTCAG GCACTCCTTGGATCCAGTACAGCAGGCCAATGGGTCCTGCTCCTTACACAACGCAGTCCTGAACACCTCATGCGAG TGTTTGATCGGTATCGGCGATGCACTGGGCAAGAACTGGAGGATGCGATCAGGAACTGTTTCCATGGAGATGCCCAGCTGGCTTTGCTCAGCCTAG CGTCCGTGATGCGAAACACAGCACTGTACTTCGCGGACAAACTTCAGCGAGCCCTTCAG gaaactgagccCAATTTCCAAGTGCTGCTGCGGGTCCTCATCTCCCGGAGTGAGAGTGACCTTCTCAGCATTCGGACTGAGTTCAAGAAGAGATTTGGGAAGTCTCTGTATTCCTCTCTCCAG GATACAGTGAGAGGGGACTGTCGCTCAGCCCTACTAGCCCTGTGTAGAGCTGAAGACATCTGa
- the Mindy1 gene encoding ubiquitin carboxyl-terminal hydrolase MINDY-1 — protein sequence MEQPLAEHSAPSKASSAQAVDSGTLEALSTSQKHPQDTDSAEPEGEAGEQEPGDQALPPAQDGENLECPPPEAGSSPPGPACGASSEVERIEACPKPQELPQSPRAQRPELDFYCVKWIPWKGERTPIITQSSNGPCPLLAIMNTLFLQWKVKLPPQKEMITSDELMTHLGNCLLSIKPHEKSEGLQLNFQQNVDDAMTVLPKLATGLDVNVRFTGVSDFEYTPECSVFDLLGIPLYHGWLVDPQSPEAVSAVGKLSYNQLVEKIITCKHSSDPNLVTEGLIAEQFLETTAAQLTYHGLCELTATAKEDELSVFFRNNHFSTMTKHKSHLYLLVTDQGFLQEEQVVWESLHNVDGDSCFCDSNFHLSHSLGKSQGAEGGSGSPEKQLQVDQDYLIALSLQQQQQQSPQGMLGLSDLELAQQLQQEEYQQQQAVQAVQTRAPSPQGRGTSSGRPAGERRQRSKPESDCTLL from the exons ATGGAACAACCTCTGGCCGAGCACTCAGCTCCTAGTAAGGCCAGTAGTGCGCAGGCTGTTGACTCTGGAACACTGGAGGCCCTGTCCACGTCACAGAAGCACCCTCAGGACACGGACAGTGCAGAGCCTGAGGGAGAAGCTGGAGAACAGGAGCCAGGGGACCAAGCTTTGCCACCAGCCCAGGACGGCGAAAATCTTGAGTGTCCTCCTCCTGAAGCCGGCTCAAGTCCTCCTGGGCCGGCCTGTGGGGCGTCATCTGAGGTAGAGAGAATAGAGGCGTGTCCCAAGCCACAGGAGCTTCCCCAGTCTCCCAGGGCCCAACGGCCGGAACTAGATTTCTACTGTGTCAAGTGGATCCCTTGGAAGGGAGAACGGACCCCCATCATCACCCAGAGCAGCAATGGCCCCTGTCCCCTCCTGGCCATCATGAACACCCTCTTTCTTCAGTGGAAG GTGAAGCTGCCCCCTCAGAAGGAGATGATCACATCAGATGAACTCATGACACATCTCG GAAACTGCCTCCTGTCCATCAAGCCCCATGAAAAGTCTGAGGGCCTTCAACTTAATTTTCAGCAG AATGTGGATGATGCAATGACCGTCCTCCCTAAACTGGCCACTGGTCTGGATGTCAATGTGCGCTTCACGGGCGTCTCGGACTTTGAGTACACGCCCGAATGCAGCGTCTTTGACTTGCTGGGCATACCTCTGTACCATGGCTGGCTTGTTGACCCACAG AGCCCTGAGGCCGTGAGCGCTGTTGGGAAACTGAGTTACAACCAATTGGTGGAGAAGATCATCACCTGTAAACACTCAAGTGACCCCAACCTGGTGACAGAAG GCTTGATTGCGGAGCAGTTCCTGGAGACCACTGCAGCGCAGCTGACCTACCATGGCCTGTGTGAGCTCACAGCAACGGCTAAGGAAGACGAACTCAGTGTCTTTTTTCGAAACAACCATTTTAGCACCATGACTAAGCACAAG AGTCACCTGTACCTCCTGGTCACTGACCAGGGCTTTCTACAGGAGGAGCAGGTGGTGTGGGAGAGCCTGCATAACGTGGATGGCGACAGCTGCTTCTGCGACTCTAACTTCCACCTAAGTCACTCCCTAGGCAAAAGCCAAGGGGCAGAAGGTGGCAGTGGCTCTCCAGAGAAGCAGCTGCAGGTGGACCAG GACTATCTTATTGCCTTgtcactgcagcagcagcagcagcagtcaccGCAAGGCATGCTGGGCCTTAGTGACTTGGAACTGGCTCAGCAACTTCAACAAGAAGAGTACCAACAACAGCAAGCAGTTCAAGCTGTGCAAACAAGGGCCCCTTCCCCCCAG GGGAGAGGCACCTCATCTGGACGCCCAGCTGGAGAGAGGCGGCAAAGGTCGAAGCCGGAGTCAGACTGCACTCTGCTGTAA